From the Homo sapiens chromosome 1, GRCh38.p14 Primary Assembly genome, one window contains:
- the NCDN gene encoding neurochondrin isoform 1 (isoform 1 is encoded by transcript variant 1), with amino-acid sequence MSCCDLAAAGQLGKASIMASDCEPALNQAEGRNPTLERYLGALREAKNDSEQFAALLLVTKAVKAGDIDAKTRRRIFDAVGFTFPNRLLTTKEAPDGCPDHVLRALGVALLACFCSDPELAAHPQVLNKIPILSTFLTARGDPDDAARRSMIDDTYQCLTAVAGTPRGPRHLIAGGTVSALCQAYLGHGYGFDQALALLVGLLAAAETQCWKEAEPDLLAVLRGLSEDFQKAEDASKFELCQLLPLFLPPTTVPPECYRDLQAGLARILGSKLSSWQRNPALKLAARLAHACGSDWIPAGSSGSKFLALLVNLACVEVRLALEETGTEVKEDVVTACYALMELGIQECTRCEQSLLKEPQKVQLVSVMKEAIGAVIHYLLQVGSEKQKEPFVFASVRILGAWLAEETSSLRKEVCQLLPFLVRYAKTLYEEAEEANDLSQQVANLAISPTTPGPTWPGDALRLLLPGWCHLTVEDGPREILIKEGAPSLLCKYFLQQWELTSPGHDTSVLPDSVEIGLQTCCHIFLNLVVTAPGLIKRDACFTSLMNTLMTSLPALVQQQGRLLLAANVATLGLLMARLLSTSPALQGTPASRGFFAAAILFLSQSHVARATPGSDQAVLALSPEYEGIWADLQELWFLGMQAFTGCVPLLPWLAPAALRSRWPQELLQLLGSVSPNSVKPEMVAAYQGVLVELARANRLCREAMRLQAGEETASHYRMAALEQCLSEP; translated from the exons ATGTCGTGTTGTGACCTGGCTGCGGCGGGACAG TTGGGCAAGGCGAGCATCATGGCCTCGGATTGCGAGCCAGCTCTGAACCAGGCAGAGGGCCGAAACCCCACCCTGGAGCGCTACCTGGGAGCCCTCCGTGAGGCCAAGAATGACAGCGAGCAGTTTGCAGCCCTGCTGCTA GTGACCAAGGCAGTCAAAGCAGGTGACATAGATGCCAAAACTCGGCGGCGGATCTTCGATGCTGTCGGCTTCACCTTCCCCAATCGTCTCCTGACCACCAAGGAGGCGCCGGATGGCTGCCCTGACCATGTTCTGCGGGCTTTGGGTGTGGCCCTGCTGGCCTGCTTCTGCAGTGACCCTGAACTGGCCGCCCATCCCCAAGTCCTGAACAAGATTCCCATTCTTAGCACCTTCCTCACAGCCCGGGGGGACCCGGACGATGCTGCCCGCCGCTCCATGATTGATGACACCTACCAGTGCCTGACGGCTGTAGCAGGCACACCCAGAGGGCCTCGGCACCTCATTGCTGGTGGCACCGTGTCTGCCCTATGCCAGGCATACCTGGGGCACGGCTATGGCTTTGACCAGGCCCTGGCACTCCTGGTGGGGCTGCTGGCTGCTGCCGAGACACAGTGCTGGAAGGAGGCGGAGCCCGACCTGCTGGCCGTGTTGCGGGGCCTCAGTGAGGATTTCCAGAAAGCTGAGGATGCCAGCAAGTTTGAGCTCTGCCAGCTGCTGCCCCTCTTTTTGCCCCCGACAACCGTGCCCCCTGAATGCTACCGGGATCTGCAGGCCGGGCTGGCACGCATCCTGGGAAGCAAGCTGAGCTCCTGGCAGCGCAACCCTGCACTGAAGCTGGCAGCCCGCCTGGCACACGCCTGCGGCTCCGACTGGATCCCGGCGGGCAGCTCCGGGAGCAAGTTCCTGGCCCTGCTGGTGAATCTGGCGTGCGTGGAAGTGCGGCTGGCACTGGAGGAGACGGGCACGGAGGTGAAAGAGGATGTGGTGACCGCCTGCTATGCCCTCATGGAGTTGGGGATCCAGGAATGCACTCGCTGTGAGCAGTCACTGCTTAAGGAGCCACAGAAGGTGCAGCTCGTGAGCGTCATGAAGGAGGCCATAGGGGCTGTTATCCACTACCTGCTGCAG GTGGGGTCAGAGAAGCAGAAGGAGCCCTTTGTGTTTGCCTCGGTGCGGATCCTGGGTGCCTGGCTGGCCGAGGAGACCTCATCCTTGCGTAAGGAGGTGTGCCAGCTGCTGCCCTTCCTCGTCCGCTATGCCAAGACCCTCTACGAGGAGGCCGAGGAGGCCAATGACCTTTCCCAGCAGGTGGCCAACCTGGCCatctcccccaccaccccagggCCCACCTGGCCAGGAGACGCTCTCCG GCTCCTCCTGCCTGGCTGGTGCCACCTGACCGTTGAAGATGGGCCCCGGGAGATCCTGATCAAGGAAGGGGCCCCCTCGCTTCTGTGCAAGTATTTCCTGCAGCAGTGGGAACTCACATCCCCTGGCCACGACACCTCGGTGCTGCCTGACAGCGTGGAGATTGGCCTGCAGACCTGCTGCCACATCTTCCTCAACCTCGTGGTCACCGCACCGGGGCTGATCAA GCGTGACGCCTGCTTCACATCTCTAATGAACACCCTCATGACGTCGCTACCAGCACTAGTGCAGCAACAGGGAAGGCTGCTTCTGGCTGCTAATGTGGCCACCCTGGGGCTCCTCATGGCCCGGCTCCTTAGCACCTCTCCAG CTCTTCAGGGAACACCAGCATCCCGAGGGTTCTTCGCAGCTGCCATCCTCTTCCTATCACAGTCCCACGTGGCGCGGGCCACCCCGGGCTCAGACCAGGCAGTGCTAGCCCTGTCCCCTGAGTATGAGGGCATCTGGGCCGACCTGCAGGAGCTCTGGTTCCTGGGCATGCAGGCCTTCACCGGCTGTGTGcctctgctgccctggctggCCCCCGCTGCCCTGCGCTCCCGCTGGCCGCAGGAGCTGCTCCAGCTGCTAGGCAGTGTCAGCCCCAACTCTGTCAAGCCCGAGATGGTGGCCGCCTATCAGGGTGTCCTGGTGGAGCTGGCGCGGGCCAACCGGCTGTGCCGGGAGGCCATGAGGCTGCAGGCGGGCGAGGAGACGGCCAGCCACTACCGCATGGCTGCCTTGGAGCAGTGCCTGTCAGAGCCCTGA
- the NCDN gene encoding neurochondrin isoform 2 (isoform 2 is encoded by transcript variant 2), which translates to MASDCEPALNQAEGRNPTLERYLGALREAKNDSEQFAALLLVTKAVKAGDIDAKTRRRIFDAVGFTFPNRLLTTKEAPDGCPDHVLRALGVALLACFCSDPELAAHPQVLNKIPILSTFLTARGDPDDAARRSMIDDTYQCLTAVAGTPRGPRHLIAGGTVSALCQAYLGHGYGFDQALALLVGLLAAAETQCWKEAEPDLLAVLRGLSEDFQKAEDASKFELCQLLPLFLPPTTVPPECYRDLQAGLARILGSKLSSWQRNPALKLAARLAHACGSDWIPAGSSGSKFLALLVNLACVEVRLALEETGTEVKEDVVTACYALMELGIQECTRCEQSLLKEPQKVQLVSVMKEAIGAVIHYLLQVGSEKQKEPFVFASVRILGAWLAEETSSLRKEVCQLLPFLVRYAKTLYEEAEEANDLSQQVANLAISPTTPGPTWPGDALRLLLPGWCHLTVEDGPREILIKEGAPSLLCKYFLQQWELTSPGHDTSVLPDSVEIGLQTCCHIFLNLVVTAPGLIKRDACFTSLMNTLMTSLPALVQQQGRLLLAANVATLGLLMARLLSTSPALQGTPASRGFFAAAILFLSQSHVARATPGSDQAVLALSPEYEGIWADLQELWFLGMQAFTGCVPLLPWLAPAALRSRWPQELLQLLGSVSPNSVKPEMVAAYQGVLVELARANRLCREAMRLQAGEETASHYRMAALEQCLSEP; encoded by the exons ATGGCCTCGGATTGCGAGCCAGCTCTGAACCAGGCAGAGGGCCGAAACCCCACCCTGGAGCGCTACCTGGGAGCCCTCCGTGAGGCCAAGAATGACAGCGAGCAGTTTGCAGCCCTGCTGCTA GTGACCAAGGCAGTCAAAGCAGGTGACATAGATGCCAAAACTCGGCGGCGGATCTTCGATGCTGTCGGCTTCACCTTCCCCAATCGTCTCCTGACCACCAAGGAGGCGCCGGATGGCTGCCCTGACCATGTTCTGCGGGCTTTGGGTGTGGCCCTGCTGGCCTGCTTCTGCAGTGACCCTGAACTGGCCGCCCATCCCCAAGTCCTGAACAAGATTCCCATTCTTAGCACCTTCCTCACAGCCCGGGGGGACCCGGACGATGCTGCCCGCCGCTCCATGATTGATGACACCTACCAGTGCCTGACGGCTGTAGCAGGCACACCCAGAGGGCCTCGGCACCTCATTGCTGGTGGCACCGTGTCTGCCCTATGCCAGGCATACCTGGGGCACGGCTATGGCTTTGACCAGGCCCTGGCACTCCTGGTGGGGCTGCTGGCTGCTGCCGAGACACAGTGCTGGAAGGAGGCGGAGCCCGACCTGCTGGCCGTGTTGCGGGGCCTCAGTGAGGATTTCCAGAAAGCTGAGGATGCCAGCAAGTTTGAGCTCTGCCAGCTGCTGCCCCTCTTTTTGCCCCCGACAACCGTGCCCCCTGAATGCTACCGGGATCTGCAGGCCGGGCTGGCACGCATCCTGGGAAGCAAGCTGAGCTCCTGGCAGCGCAACCCTGCACTGAAGCTGGCAGCCCGCCTGGCACACGCCTGCGGCTCCGACTGGATCCCGGCGGGCAGCTCCGGGAGCAAGTTCCTGGCCCTGCTGGTGAATCTGGCGTGCGTGGAAGTGCGGCTGGCACTGGAGGAGACGGGCACGGAGGTGAAAGAGGATGTGGTGACCGCCTGCTATGCCCTCATGGAGTTGGGGATCCAGGAATGCACTCGCTGTGAGCAGTCACTGCTTAAGGAGCCACAGAAGGTGCAGCTCGTGAGCGTCATGAAGGAGGCCATAGGGGCTGTTATCCACTACCTGCTGCAG GTGGGGTCAGAGAAGCAGAAGGAGCCCTTTGTGTTTGCCTCGGTGCGGATCCTGGGTGCCTGGCTGGCCGAGGAGACCTCATCCTTGCGTAAGGAGGTGTGCCAGCTGCTGCCCTTCCTCGTCCGCTATGCCAAGACCCTCTACGAGGAGGCCGAGGAGGCCAATGACCTTTCCCAGCAGGTGGCCAACCTGGCCatctcccccaccaccccagggCCCACCTGGCCAGGAGACGCTCTCCG GCTCCTCCTGCCTGGCTGGTGCCACCTGACCGTTGAAGATGGGCCCCGGGAGATCCTGATCAAGGAAGGGGCCCCCTCGCTTCTGTGCAAGTATTTCCTGCAGCAGTGGGAACTCACATCCCCTGGCCACGACACCTCGGTGCTGCCTGACAGCGTGGAGATTGGCCTGCAGACCTGCTGCCACATCTTCCTCAACCTCGTGGTCACCGCACCGGGGCTGATCAA GCGTGACGCCTGCTTCACATCTCTAATGAACACCCTCATGACGTCGCTACCAGCACTAGTGCAGCAACAGGGAAGGCTGCTTCTGGCTGCTAATGTGGCCACCCTGGGGCTCCTCATGGCCCGGCTCCTTAGCACCTCTCCAG CTCTTCAGGGAACACCAGCATCCCGAGGGTTCTTCGCAGCTGCCATCCTCTTCCTATCACAGTCCCACGTGGCGCGGGCCACCCCGGGCTCAGACCAGGCAGTGCTAGCCCTGTCCCCTGAGTATGAGGGCATCTGGGCCGACCTGCAGGAGCTCTGGTTCCTGGGCATGCAGGCCTTCACCGGCTGTGTGcctctgctgccctggctggCCCCCGCTGCCCTGCGCTCCCGCTGGCCGCAGGAGCTGCTCCAGCTGCTAGGCAGTGTCAGCCCCAACTCTGTCAAGCCCGAGATGGTGGCCGCCTATCAGGGTGTCCTGGTGGAGCTGGCGCGGGCCAACCGGCTGTGCCGGGAGGCCATGAGGCTGCAGGCGGGCGAGGAGACGGCCAGCCACTACCGCATGGCTGCCTTGGAGCAGTGCCTGTCAGAGCCCTGA